From a single Fusobacterium pseudoperiodonticum genomic region:
- the trmD gene encoding tRNA (guanosine(37)-N1)-methyltransferase TrmD produces MKINILTLFPKMFEGFVGESIISRAIKFGAVEVNIIDIRDYCFDKHKQADDMPFGGGNGMVMKPEPLFLALENLSGKVIYTSPQGKTFNQEIAKELAKEEELTIIAGHYEGVDERVVENKVDMELSIGDFVLTGGELPAMVISDTIIRLLPDVIKKDSYENDSFYNGLLDYPHYTRPAEYKGLRVPDVLISGNHKKIDEWRLKESLKRTYLRRRDLIEKRELTKLEKKLLDEIKEEIKKEEV; encoded by the coding sequence ATGAAAATAAATATTTTAACATTATTTCCAAAGATGTTTGAAGGCTTTGTGGGTGAGAGTATCATTTCAAGGGCAATAAAATTTGGAGCAGTGGAAGTAAATATTATTGATATTAGAGACTATTGTTTCGACAAACATAAACAAGCTGATGACATGCCTTTTGGTGGTGGAAATGGAATGGTTATGAAGCCAGAACCTTTATTTTTAGCACTAGAGAATCTTTCAGGAAAAGTTATTTATACATCACCACAAGGAAAAACTTTTAATCAGGAGATAGCAAAAGAACTTGCTAAAGAAGAAGAGTTAACAATAATAGCAGGACATTATGAAGGTGTAGATGAAAGAGTGGTTGAAAATAAGGTAGATATGGAATTATCCATAGGTGACTTTGTATTAACAGGTGGAGAACTTCCAGCTATGGTTATTTCTGATACTATTATAAGGCTTTTACCTGATGTAATAAAGAAGGATTCTTATGAAAATGATTCTTTCTATAATGGACTTTTAGATTATCCACACTATACAAGACCAGCTGAATATAAAGGTTTAAGAGTACCTGATGTATTGATATCAGGAAATCATAAAAAAATAGATGAGTGGAGATTGAAAGAAAGTCTAAAAAGAACTTATTTAAGAAGAAGAGATCTGATTGAAAAAAGAGAATTAACTAAGTTAGAAAAAAAACTATTAGATGAAATTAAAGAAGAGATAAAAAAAGAGGAAGTGTAA
- a CDS encoding VOC family protein encodes MKFHFLHENFNVLDLEKSIKFYEEALGLKVEREKFAEDGSYKIVYLGDGITNFQLELTWLADRTEKYDLGDEEFHLAFEVDDYEGAFKKHTEMGCVVFVNDKMGIYFITDPDGYWIEILPPKK; translated from the coding sequence ATGAAATTTCACTTTTTACATGAAAACTTTAATGTTTTAGATTTAGAAAAGAGTATAAAATTCTATGAAGAAGCTCTTGGACTAAAAGTTGAAAGAGAAAAATTTGCAGAAGATGGAAGCTATAAAATAGTTTATCTAGGAGATGGAATAACAAACTTTCAATTAGAATTAACTTGGCTTGCAGACAGAACAGAAAAATATGATTTAGGTGATGAAGAATTCCATTTAGCTTTTGAAGTAGATGACTACGAAGGAGCATTCAAAAAACATACAGAAATGGGTTGTGTTGTTTTTGTAAATGATAAAATGGGAATATATTTTATAACTGATCCTGATGGATATTGGATAGAAATTTTACCACCTAAAAAATAA
- a CDS encoding polymorphic toxin type 50 domain-containing protein, translated as MNQSWNKKSPFAEGTTRENLQKIYEDNLEIGDIYEEQLKSGGVRKYKIINLDKKIGEVYNKEENRWEAAFGVKIHYNEKNKEYHMVSHYDGKNRDKK; from the coding sequence ATTAACCAAAGCTGGAACAAAAAAAGCCCTTTTGCTGAAGGAACAACAAGAGAAAATTTACAAAAAATATATGAAGATAATCTTGAAATAGGAGATATATATGAAGAACAGCTTAAAAGTGGAGGTGTAAGAAAATATAAAATAATAAATTTAGATAAAAAAATAGGTGAAGTATATAATAAAGAAGAAAATAGATGGGAAGCTGCATTTGGGGTAAAAATACATTATAATGAAAAAAATAAAGAATATCATATGGTTTCTCATTATGATGGAAAGAACAGAGATAAAAAATGA
- a CDS encoding PolC-type DNA polymerase III, translating to MNNRQIMIEPNMEVFEKLGVKNIEIKNILLNTRTKRITFNCSVSCMGCIDDIDTIYKDVLSKFGREIEIEFVTENKELKLEDEEIKTIVIRAIERLKSRNTTSKSFLCFYKVYVKNNYIIIELNDEHIKFMLEEVKISSKIESILAEYGLKDYKIMFSVGDFSKEFSNVEEKIKADMEKQQNIISSEREKIIKENSVTETQVYKAKNDFKRGSKTKDIKGDVISIKDFYDLYDGEPCIVQGEIFSIEGMVLKSGKTLKTIRITDGESSLTSKIFLDENDNLDISEGKILKLSGKVQMDTYAGNEKTLMINTVNIIEKEVIKKEDTAEEKMVELHTHTKMSEMVGVTDVEDLIKRAKEYGHKAIAITDYSVVHSYPAAYKTAKKLSKDDDKMKVIFGCEMYMIDDEALMITNPKDKKIDEEEFVVFDIETTGLNSHTNKIIEIGAVKIKAGRIIDRYSQLINPGISIPYHITEITSITNEQVANQPKIDEVIGKFVDFIGDAVLVAHNAPFDMGFIKRDIKEYLNIDLENSVIDTLQMARDLFPDFKKYGLGDLNKSLGLALEKHHRAVDDSQATANMFIIFLEKYKEKGIEYLKDINKGFEVNVKKQSLKNIMVQVKTQEGLKNMYKLVSEGHIKYFGNKKARIPKSVLKENREGLIVGSSLSAHFMNSGELVELYLRHDLEKLEETARFYDYIELLPKSTYNELIEKEGTGSLASYDEVEKMNKYFYDLGKRLGILVTASSNVHYLDENEDIIRSILLYGSGTVYSPRQYRVNNGFYFRTTDEMLKEFSYLGEQEAKEVVITNTNKIADMVEEGIKPIPEGFYPPKMDNAEEIVRTMTYEKAYRIYGDPLPNIVSARLERELNAIINNGFSVLYLSAQKLVKKSLDNGYLVGSRGSVGSSLVAFMMGITEVNALYPHYICDNPECKHSEFIEKEGVGIDLPDKICPNCGAPLRKDGYSIPFEVFMGFKGDKVPDIDLNFSGEYQSEIHRYCEELFGKENVFKAGTISTLAEKNAEAYVRKYFEDNNLNAVRAEIIRLGRLCQGAKKTTGQHPGGMVIVPQGNSIYEFCPVQRPANDETSESTTTHYDYHVMDEQLVKLDILGHDDPTTIKLLQEYTNMEIKDIPLADKDTLKIFSSTESLGVSPEEIGTEIGTYGIPEFGTGFVRQMLIDTRPTTFAELVRISGLSHGTNVWLNNAQEFVRNGQATLSQIITVRDDIMNYLIDQGLDNSDAFKIMEFVRKGKPKKEPENWEKYSNMMKEKNVPDWYIESCRRIEYMFPKGHAVAYVMMAMRIAYFKVHQPLAFYAAFLSRKADDFDMEVMSKGVLAKQKLEELSKEPKLDPKKKNEQAICEIVVELEARGIELLPVDIYLSEGRKFKIEDGKIRIPLIGISGLGGAVIENILKEREEAKFISVEDLKRRTKMSQTVADKLKSIGAISSLSETNQISLF from the coding sequence ATGAATAATAGGCAAATTATGATAGAACCTAATATGGAAGTTTTTGAAAAATTAGGTGTAAAAAATATAGAGATTAAAAATATCCTCTTAAATACAAGGACTAAGAGGATAACTTTCAATTGTTCAGTATCTTGTATGGGTTGTATAGATGACATTGACACTATATATAAAGATGTTCTTTCAAAATTTGGTAGAGAAATAGAGATAGAGTTTGTAACAGAAAACAAAGAATTAAAATTAGAAGATGAAGAAATAAAAACAATTGTAATTAGGGCTATAGAAAGGTTGAAATCTAGGAATACAACCTCTAAGTCCTTTTTGTGTTTTTACAAGGTATATGTTAAAAATAATTATATAATTATAGAACTTAATGATGAACATATAAAGTTTATGTTAGAAGAAGTAAAGATTTCTTCAAAAATAGAAAGTATTTTAGCAGAATATGGTTTAAAAGACTATAAAATTATGTTTTCTGTAGGAGATTTTTCAAAAGAGTTTTCAAATGTTGAAGAAAAAATAAAAGCTGATATGGAAAAACAACAAAATATTATAAGTTCTGAAAGAGAAAAGATTATAAAAGAAAATTCTGTGACAGAAACTCAAGTGTATAAAGCTAAAAATGATTTTAAAAGAGGTTCAAAAACTAAAGATATAAAAGGTGATGTTATATCTATAAAAGATTTTTATGACCTATATGATGGAGAACCTTGTATAGTTCAAGGGGAAATTTTCTCTATAGAAGGCATGGTATTAAAAAGTGGAAAGACTTTAAAAACTATAAGAATAACAGATGGAGAAAGTTCTCTTACTTCTAAAATATTCTTAGATGAAAATGATAATCTAGATATTTCAGAAGGAAAAATTTTAAAACTTAGTGGAAAAGTTCAAATGGATACCTATGCTGGAAATGAAAAAACTTTAATGATAAATACAGTAAATATCATTGAAAAGGAAGTTATTAAAAAAGAAGATACAGCAGAAGAAAAAATGGTTGAGCTACACACACATACAAAAATGAGCGAAATGGTAGGAGTAACTGATGTTGAAGACCTTATAAAAAGAGCCAAAGAATATGGACATAAGGCTATAGCTATTACAGATTATTCTGTTGTTCACTCTTATCCAGCAGCCTATAAGACAGCTAAGAAGCTTTCAAAAGATGATGATAAAATGAAAGTTATCTTTGGTTGTGAAATGTATATGATAGATGATGAAGCACTTATGATTACAAATCCTAAAGATAAAAAAATAGATGAAGAAGAATTTGTAGTATTTGACATAGAAACTACAGGATTAAACTCTCATACTAATAAAATAATAGAAATAGGTGCTGTAAAAATAAAAGCTGGAAGAATAATTGATAGATATTCACAACTTATTAATCCAGGAATATCTATACCATATCATATAACTGAAATCACTAGTATTACAAATGAACAAGTTGCAAATCAACCTAAAATTGATGAAGTGATAGGAAAGTTTGTGGACTTCATTGGAGATGCGGTTTTAGTTGCTCATAATGCTCCTTTTGATATGGGATTTATAAAAAGAGATATTAAAGAATATTTAAATATAGATTTAGAAAATTCTGTCATTGATACCTTACAAATGGCGAGAGACCTATTCCCAGATTTTAAAAAATATGGTTTAGGAGATTTGAATAAATCCTTAGGACTTGCTCTTGAAAAACATCATAGAGCAGTTGATGACTCACAAGCAACAGCCAATATGTTTATTATATTCTTAGAAAAATATAAAGAAAAAGGTATAGAATACCTTAAAGATATAAATAAAGGTTTTGAAGTTAATGTTAAAAAGCAATCTTTAAAAAATATTATGGTGCAAGTTAAGACTCAAGAAGGCTTAAAAAATATGTACAAATTAGTTTCTGAAGGACATATAAAGTACTTCGGAAATAAAAAAGCTAGAATACCTAAGTCAGTATTAAAAGAAAATAGAGAAGGACTTATAGTCGGAAGTTCTTTGAGTGCACACTTTATGAATTCAGGAGAGCTTGTAGAATTATATTTAAGACATGACTTAGAAAAACTAGAAGAAACAGCAAGATTTTATGACTATATAGAATTATTACCTAAATCAACTTACAATGAGCTTATAGAAAAAGAAGGAACAGGTTCATTAGCATCTTATGATGAAGTTGAAAAAATGAATAAATATTTTTACGATTTAGGTAAAAGACTTGGAATTCTAGTAACAGCAAGCTCAAATGTTCATTATTTAGATGAAAATGAAGATATAATAAGATCAATTTTATTATATGGTAGTGGAACTGTTTATAGTCCAAGACAATATAGAGTAAATAATGGCTTTTACTTTAGAACAACAGATGAAATGCTAAAAGAATTTAGCTATTTAGGTGAACAAGAAGCCAAAGAAGTTGTTATAACTAACACAAATAAAATAGCTGATATGGTAGAAGAAGGTATAAAACCTATACCAGAAGGATTCTATCCACCAAAAATGGATAATGCAGAAGAAATAGTTAGAACTATGACTTATGAAAAGGCATACAGAATATATGGGGATCCTTTACCTAATATAGTGTCAGCAAGATTAGAAAGAGAATTAAATGCTATTATAAACAATGGTTTCTCAGTTCTGTATCTATCGGCACAAAAGCTAGTTAAGAAATCTTTAGATAATGGTTATCTAGTTGGATCAAGAGGTTCAGTTGGATCTTCACTTGTAGCTTTTATGATGGGAATTACTGAAGTTAATGCTCTATATCCTCACTATATTTGTGATAATCCTGAGTGTAAACATTCAGAGTTTATTGAAAAAGAAGGAGTGGGGATAGATTTACCTGATAAAATATGTCCTAACTGTGGTGCTCCACTTAGAAAAGACGGATACTCAATACCATTTGAAGTATTTATGGGATTTAAAGGGGATAAAGTTCCTGATATAGACTTAAACTTCTCAGGAGAATACCAATCTGAAATTCATAGATACTGTGAAGAACTCTTCGGTAAAGAGAACGTATTTAAAGCGGGAACTATATCAACACTTGCTGAAAAAAATGCTGAAGCCTATGTAAGAAAATATTTTGAAGACAATAATCTGAATGCAGTAAGAGCTGAAATAATTAGATTGGGTAGACTTTGCCAAGGTGCAAAGAAAACAACAGGACAACACCCAGGAGGAATGGTAATAGTTCCTCAAGGAAATTCTATCTATGAATTCTGTCCTGTACAAAGACCTGCTAATGATGAAACAAGTGAATCTACAACAACCCATTATGATTATCATGTAATGGATGAACAGTTAGTAAAACTTGATATACTAGGGCATGACGACCCTACAACTATAAAGCTTTTACAAGAATATACTAATATGGAAATTAAGGATATTCCACTTGCTGATAAGGATACTTTAAAAATATTCTCATCAACTGAATCACTAGGAGTAAGTCCTGAAGAAATAGGAACAGAAATAGGAACTTATGGAATACCTGAGTTTGGTACAGGCTTTGTTAGACAGATGCTAATAGATACAAGACCTACAACTTTTGCAGAGCTTGTAAGAATATCAGGACTTTCACATGGTACAAACGTTTGGCTTAATAATGCTCAAGAGTTTGTAAGAAATGGACAAGCAACTCTTTCACAAATAATAACAGTGAGAGATGACATTATGAACTATTTAATAGATCAAGGTTTAGATAATAGTGATGCCTTTAAGATAATGGAGTTTGTAAGAAAAGGTAAACCTAAAAAAGAACCTGAAAATTGGGAAAAGTATTCTAATATGATGAAGGAAAAAAATGTTCCTGATTGGTATATAGAATCTTGCAGAAGAATAGAATATATGTTCCCAAAAGGGCATGCTGTTGCCTATGTTATGATGGCAATGAGAATAGCATACTTTAAAGTTCATCAGCCACTTGCGTTCTATGCAGCTTTCTTATCGAGAAAAGCAGATGACTTTGATATGGAAGTTATGAGCAAGGGAGTTCTTGCAAAACAAAAATTAGAAGAGCTATCGAAAGAACCTAAATTAGATCCTAAGAAAAAGAATGAACAAGCTATATGTGAAATTGTAGTAGAATTAGAAGCAAGAGGTATAGAACTTTTACCTGTAGATATTTATTTATCTGAAGGTAGAAAATTTAAAATAGAAGATGGTAAAATTAGAATACCTTTAATTGGAATAAGTGGACTTGGTGGTGCAGTAATTGAAAATATTCTTAAAGAAAGAGAAGAAGCAAAATTTATTTCAGTTGAAGATTTAAAAAGAAGAACAAAGATGTCACAGACAGTGGCAGATAAATTAAAAAGTATAGGAGCAATTTCAAGTTTGAGTGAAACAAATCAAATTTCGTTATTTTAA
- a CDS encoding DUF4911 domain-containing protein, with the protein MKKSYEFIIQSKKEDIDFINKIVEAYEGAGVVRTLDSTNGIISVISTDDYKDVMREVLIDLGNRWVDLKIIEEGAWKGTL; encoded by the coding sequence ATGAAAAAAAGTTATGAATTTATAATACAAAGTAAAAAAGAAGATATAGACTTTATCAATAAAATAGTGGAAGCCTATGAAGGAGCAGGAGTTGTGAGAACTCTAGATTCAACTAATGGTATCATAAGTGTTATTTCAACAGATGATTATAAAGATGTAATGAGAGAAGTATTAATTGATTTAGGAAATAGATGGGTAGATTTGAAAATTATTGAAGAGGGTGCTTGGAAAGGTACACTATAA
- a CDS encoding DUF5376 family protein, which produces MLLKFYYTENKKTKKLSHVVTTENKYRHIHFYLYNPFGVDFFKFSKKVLEENLPRDPSGEDTAVDIEGDKVIMYDIYFDGDEPDELLEMKKEDLIYILDRWIKFLEKPITDENYEEIFEMEDPVVKVLKDGKYVII; this is translated from the coding sequence ATGCTATTAAAATTTTATTATACTGAAAATAAAAAAACTAAAAAGTTATCTCATGTTGTAACAACAGAAAATAAATATAGGCATATACATTTTTATTTATACAATCCATTTGGAGTAGATTTTTTTAAATTTTCAAAAAAAGTTTTAGAAGAAAATTTACCAAGAGATCCTTCAGGAGAAGACACAGCGGTAGATATAGAGGGGGATAAGGTAATAATGTATGATATATATTTTGATGGTGATGAACCAGATGAATTATTAGAAATGAAAAAAGAAGATTTAATCTATATTTTAGATAGATGGATAAAATTTTTAGAAAAACCAATAACAGATGAAAATTATGAAGAAATATTTGAAATGGAAGATCCAGTTGTAAAAGTTTTAAAAGATGGTAAGTATGTAATTATATAA
- the hpt gene encoding hypoxanthine phosphoribosyltransferase produces the protein MNYRIENLIDRKTVENRIKELAKQIEKDYAGEEVYCVGLLKGSVVFLSDLVKEINTPVIIDFMSVSSYGSETVSSGDVKILKDTDLDLRGKHVLIVEDIIDTGLTLEHVIRYFKESKGVKTLKTCTLLSKPERRKVNIDIDYVGFDVPDKFVIGYGLDYDQKYRNLPYIAVVVFE, from the coding sequence GTGAACTATAGAATTGAAAATTTGATTGATAGAAAGACTGTTGAAAATAGAATTAAGGAATTAGCTAAGCAAATAGAAAAAGATTATGCTGGAGAAGAAGTTTACTGTGTGGGACTATTGAAAGGATCAGTAGTTTTTTTGAGTGATTTAGTAAAGGAAATAAATACACCAGTTATAATAGATTTTATGTCAGTATCTAGCTATGGAAGTGAAACTGTAAGTAGTGGAGATGTTAAAATTTTAAAAGATACTGATTTAGATTTAAGAGGAAAACATGTTTTAATCGTTGAAGATATAATAGATACAGGTTTAACTTTAGAACATGTTATAAGATATTTTAAAGAATCAAAAGGAGTGAAAACTCTTAAAACTTGTACTTTATTGAGTAAACCAGAAAGAAGAAAGGTAAACATAGACATTGATTATGTAGGTTTTGATGTTCCAGATAAATTTGTAATTGGTTATGGACTTGACTATGATCAAAAGTATAGAAATTTACCATATATAGCTGTTGTAGTTTTTGAATAG
- the rsmA gene encoding 16S rRNA (adenine(1518)-N(6)/adenine(1519)-N(6))-dimethyltransferase RsmA, with product MDFKHKKKYGQNFLNNKDEILNKIIEVSNIDENDEILEIGPGQGALTNLLVERAKKLTCVEIDKDLEAGLRKKFSSKENYTLVMGDVLEVDLTKYLNKGTKVVANIPYYITSPIINKLIENKELIDEAYIMVQKEVGERICAKAGKERSILTLAVEYYGEADYLFTIPREFFNPVPNVDSAFISIKFYKDDRYKNKISEDLFFKYIKAAFSNKRKNIVNNLATLGYSKDKIKEILNQVEISENERAENISIDKFIELIDIFEGR from the coding sequence ATGGACTTTAAACATAAAAAGAAGTATGGTCAAAACTTTTTAAATAATAAAGATGAAATCTTAAATAAAATAATAGAAGTTTCTAATATTGATGAAAATGACGAGATTTTAGAAATAGGACCAGGGCAAGGAGCTTTGACAAACCTATTAGTTGAAAGAGCTAAAAAATTAACTTGTGTTGAGATAGATAAGGACTTAGAAGCAGGTCTTAGAAAAAAGTTTTCTTCAAAAGAGAACTACACTCTTGTAATGGGAGATGTTTTGGAAGTAGACTTGACTAAATATCTAAATAAAGGGACTAAGGTTGTTGCCAATATACCTTATTACATAACATCACCTATTATCAATAAACTTATAGAGAATAAAGAACTAATAGATGAAGCATATATTATGGTTCAAAAGGAAGTTGGAGAAAGAATTTGTGCAAAAGCTGGAAAAGAAAGATCTATTCTAACTCTTGCAGTTGAATACTATGGAGAAGCAGACTATTTGTTCACTATTCCAAGAGAGTTTTTTAATCCTGTTCCGAATGTTGATTCAGCCTTTATCTCAATAAAATTCTATAAAGATGATAGATACAAAAATAAGATTTCAGAAGATTTATTCTTTAAATATATAAAGGCAGCTTTTTCAAATAAGAGAAAAAATATCGTAAATAATCTAGCAACATTAGGATATTCAAAGGATAAGATAAAAGAAATATTAAATCAAGTTGAAATATCTGAAAATGAAAGAGCAGAAAATATATCAATAGATAAATTTATTGAACTTATAGATATTTTTGAAGGTAGATGA
- the atpC gene encoding ATP synthase F1 subunit epsilon translates to MLVSVVTQIKKVLEQEAGYLRLRTSEGDIGIMPNHAPLVAELSAGKMEIESPSKDRRDVYFLTGGFLEISNNQATIIADEIFPLDEINIENEQLELEKLRKELELDLPEEEKQKIQKRIKISSAMIDAKTN, encoded by the coding sequence ATGTTGGTAAGTGTTGTAACACAGATTAAAAAAGTATTAGAACAAGAAGCAGGATATCTAAGACTTAGAACTTCAGAAGGAGATATAGGTATAATGCCTAATCATGCTCCTTTAGTTGCTGAACTATCAGCAGGAAAGATGGAAATTGAAAGTCCTTCAAAAGATAGAAGAGACGTTTATTTTTTAACAGGTGGTTTTTTAGAAATTTCTAACAACCAAGCAACAATAATTGCAGATGAAATATTTCCATTAGATGAAATTAACATTGAAAATGAGCAATTAGAACTTGAGAAGTTAAGAAAAGAATTAGAGCTTGATCTTCCAGAAGAAGAAAAGCAAAAAATTCAAAAAAGAATAAAAATTTCTTCAGCTATGATAGATGCTAAAACTAACTAG
- a CDS encoding Imm49 family immunity protein, with product MLVGKKKFDEKFKHVLGIIEYSQDRLEREKRRLNLITNKEGDPLRCMKMLGHDFHQMASVNLLVDKDIEKFRQNMYLSTKLCLLGSDTRSYLIPHVEDFFSALMSNNQDILEFFKKYSDILAYEKEKNFYKKSYSGSFLSRTVLLALKGEWEDVILRANLYLANPSKNTKDKYYYLQFEFLKALAEKNVEKMKESINTMLDLKVARTMVYNMDLYFDFYLQIYALIYAKIALYHGIDLEVDSDIAPKELIDNTPAKEYPEPYEFMKKFDFKTITPEEWKAWIYEYHPEPEELKESEERGYIFV from the coding sequence ATGTTAGTAGGAAAAAAGAAATTTGATGAAAAGTTTAAACATGTATTAGGAATTATTGAGTATTCACAGGATAGACTTGAGAGAGAAAAAAGAAGATTAAATTTGATTACTAATAAAGAAGGAGATCCTTTAAGGTGCATGAAAATGTTAGGACATGATTTTCATCAAATGGCATCTGTCAATTTATTGGTAGATAAAGATATTGAAAAATTTAGACAAAATATGTATCTTAGTACAAAATTATGTTTACTTGGTTCAGATACTAGAAGTTATCTTATACCACATGTAGAAGACTTTTTCTCAGCATTAATGTCAAACAATCAGGATATTTTAGAATTTTTTAAAAAATATAGTGATATTTTAGCTTATGAAAAAGAAAAAAATTTTTATAAAAAAAGTTATAGTGGTTCTTTTTTATCAAGGACGGTTTTACTTGCTTTAAAAGGAGAATGGGAAGATGTAATATTAAGAGCTAATCTCTATTTAGCTAATCCTTCAAAGAATACAAAGGATAAATATTATTATCTTCAATTTGAATTTTTAAAAGCATTAGCAGAAAAGAATGTTGAAAAAATGAAAGAAAGTATAAATACTATGCTTGATTTAAAAGTAGCAAGAACAATGGTATACAATATGGATCTTTATTTTGATTTTTATCTTCAAATATATGCACTAATATATGCGAAGATAGCTTTATATCACGGAATAGACTTAGAAGTAGATAGTGATATTGCACCGAAAGAATTAATAGATAATACACCAGCTAAAGAGTATCCAGAGCCTTATGAATTTATGAAAAAATTTGACTTTAAAACTATTACACCAGAAGAATGGAAAGCTTGGATATATGAATATCATCCAGAGCCAGAAGAATTAAAAGAAAGTGAAGAGAGAGGATATATTTTTGTATAA
- a CDS encoding KH domain-containing protein, with the protein MENLESLLNFIIKQLVETEDKVNITYEVLDSDVTFKVSVAKGEMGKIIGKNGLTANAIRGVMQAAGVKDKLNVSVEFLD; encoded by the coding sequence ATGGAAAATTTAGAAAGTTTATTAAATTTTATTATTAAACAATTAGTAGAAACAGAAGATAAAGTAAATATAACTTATGAAGTTTTAGATTCAGATGTAACATTCAAAGTAAGTGTTGCAAAGGGAGAAATGGGAAAAATAATAGGAAAAAATGGACTTACAGCTAATGCAATCAGAGGAGTTATGCAAGCAGCTGGAGTAAAAGATAAACTTAATGTAAGTGTTGAATTTTTAGATTAG
- a CDS encoding RNA methyltransferase, with product MRNKVYLSLVHYPVYNRNRDVVCTSVTNFDIHDISRSCGTYEIKGYRLVVPVDAQKKLTERIIAYWQDGTGGQYNKDREQAFRVTDVAESIEAVVEEIERIEGQKPLIITTSARIFNNSISYENLSKQIFEDDKPYLLLFGTGWGLTDEVMAMSDHILEPIRANSKYNHLSVRAAVAIILDRLFGER from the coding sequence ATGAGAAATAAAGTTTATTTAAGTTTAGTTCACTATCCAGTTTACAATAGAAATAGAGATGTTGTTTGTACATCTGTAACAAATTTTGATATCCATGATATATCAAGATCTTGTGGAACTTATGAAATAAAAGGATATAGATTAGTTGTTCCAGTTGACGCACAAAAAAAATTAACAGAAAGAATAATAGCATATTGGCAAGATGGTACAGGTGGTCAATACAATAAAGATAGAGAACAAGCGTTCAGAGTGACAGATGTTGCAGAAAGTATAGAAGCAGTTGTGGAAGAAATAGAAAGAATTGAAGGACAAAAGCCTTTAATTATAACAACATCAGCTAGAATATTTAATAATAGCATAAGTTATGAAAATTTATCTAAGCAAATATTTGAAGATGATAAACCTTACCTTTTACTTTTTGGAACAGGTTGGGGCTTAACTGATGAAGTTATGGCTATGTCTGATCATATATTAGAACCAATTAGAGCTAATTCAAAATATAATCACTTATCAGTTAGAGCAGCTGTTGCAATAATTTTAGATAGATTATTTGGAGAGAGATAA
- the rimM gene encoding ribosome maturation factor RimM (Essential for efficient processing of 16S rRNA): MIVAGKVLGSHHLKGEVKVISDLQNIEMLVGNKVILELEDKQQELLTVKKIVPLVANKWIFTFEEIKNKQDTIEIRNAAIKVRRDIVGIGEDEHLVSDMLGFKVYDVKADEYLGEITEIMDTAAHDIYVIESEDFETMIPDVDVFIKNIDFENKKMLVDTIEGMKEPKVKK; encoded by the coding sequence ATGATTGTTGCAGGAAAAGTTTTAGGTTCTCATCATTTAAAAGGAGAAGTCAAAGTAATTTCTGATTTACAAAATATAGAAATGTTAGTTGGAAACAAAGTTATTTTGGAATTGGAAGATAAGCAACAAGAACTATTGACTGTAAAAAAGATAGTACCTCTTGTTGCGAATAAATGGATTTTTACTTTTGAAGAGATAAAAAACAAACAAGATACTATTGAAATTAGAAATGCAGCTATAAAGGTTAGAAGAGATATAGTTGGAATTGGAGAAGATGAGCATTTAGTAAGTGATATGCTAGGTTTTAAAGTCTATGATGTAAAAGCTGATGAGTATCTAGGAGAAATAACTGAAATTATGGATACAGCAGCACATGATATTTATGTTATAGAAAGTGAAGACTTTGAAACTATGATACCTGATGTAGATGTATTTATTAAAAATATTGATTTTGAAAACAAAAAAATGTTAGTTGATACCATAGAAGGTATGAAAGAACCTAAGGTAAAGAAATGA